A part of Arthrobacter dokdonellae genomic DNA contains:
- the gcvP gene encoding aminomethyl-transferring glycine dehydrogenase — MLTTLGFGSLEELSTAALPESIYTTEPLGLQAAVSEEAMLAELKALAAKNTVNKSFIGQGYYGTHTPGVIQRNVLESPAWYTAYTPYQPEISQGRLEALLNFQTVVADLTGMTTANASMLDEGTAAAEAVALMRRSNRAAKPDAVMLVDADVFPQTLAVINTRARAMGLPVLVHNFEDDGALPDVEFFGLLLQYPGDSGLIRDIAPIIAAAKERKAVVAVAADLLALTVLESPGELGADLAVGTSQRFGVPMGFGGPHAGYMAVRQGLERSLPGRLVGVSKDAAGNQAYRLALQTREQHIRREKATSNICTAQVLLAVMAGMYAVYHGPEGLRKIATRVHALALAVADAATAAGHTVVHGNFFDTVKVRVAAGSGHSAAELVAAAHSAGYLLRQVDHDHLQIAVDETTTEADAAALAGLLAARVSPGAANANGTVLPADASGVALPVPARTTDYMTNAVFHAHNSETQMLRYLRRLSDADYALDRGMIPLGSCTMKLNATAEMAAITWPEFANLHPFAPASDTVGIVEMATQLEEWLAEITGYDAVSVQPNAGSQGEFAGLMAIRAYHVENGNPDRDVVLIPTSAHGTNAASAVMAGLKVVPVATDGFGNIDVDDLKRQITVHEHRLAAIMVTYPSTHGVFETSISAICAMVHDAGGQVYVDGANLNALVGLARPGTFGADVSHLNLHKTFCIPHGGGGPGVGPVGVGAHLAKHLPARELGLDSSVGLVSSAPYGSASILPISWAYIRMMGPDGLRLATQTAILSANYIARRLSDHYPVLYTGAHDLVAHECILDLRGITADSGVSVDDVAKRLIDYGFHAPTMSFPVAGTLMVEPTESEDLAELDRFIGAMTAIRKEIAAVQDGLWPAGDNPLANAPHTAQSLTRDWDHPYSREEAVFPAGVDPRAKYWPPVSRIDQAYGDRHLVCSCPSIEELAEVF; from the coding sequence ATGTTGACCACCCTAGGATTTGGCTCTTTGGAGGAGCTTTCCACGGCGGCGTTGCCCGAATCCATCTACACCACCGAGCCGCTGGGCCTGCAGGCGGCGGTCTCCGAGGAGGCCATGCTGGCGGAATTGAAGGCCCTCGCCGCGAAGAACACCGTCAACAAGTCCTTCATCGGCCAGGGCTACTACGGCACGCACACGCCCGGCGTCATCCAGCGCAACGTCCTGGAAAGCCCCGCCTGGTACACCGCCTACACGCCGTACCAGCCGGAAATTTCCCAGGGCCGCCTCGAGGCGCTGCTGAACTTCCAGACGGTGGTGGCCGACCTGACCGGCATGACCACCGCGAACGCCTCCATGCTGGATGAGGGCACCGCCGCCGCCGAGGCCGTGGCCCTGATGCGCCGCAGCAACCGCGCCGCCAAGCCCGACGCCGTCATGCTGGTGGACGCCGACGTCTTCCCGCAGACCTTGGCCGTCATCAACACCAGGGCCAGGGCCATGGGCCTTCCCGTGCTGGTGCATAACTTTGAGGACGACGGCGCCCTGCCGGACGTCGAGTTCTTCGGCCTCCTCCTGCAATACCCGGGAGACTCAGGGCTCATCCGCGACATCGCACCGATCATCGCCGCCGCGAAGGAGCGCAAGGCTGTGGTTGCCGTGGCAGCGGACCTCCTGGCCCTGACGGTGCTGGAATCGCCCGGGGAACTGGGCGCCGACCTGGCCGTGGGCACCTCCCAGCGCTTCGGGGTGCCCATGGGCTTCGGCGGCCCGCACGCCGGCTACATGGCCGTGCGCCAGGGCCTGGAGCGTTCGCTGCCCGGACGCCTGGTGGGTGTGTCGAAGGACGCAGCCGGCAACCAGGCCTACCGCCTGGCCCTGCAGACCCGCGAGCAGCACATCCGCCGCGAGAAGGCGACCTCCAACATCTGCACCGCCCAGGTGCTGCTGGCCGTCATGGCCGGCATGTACGCCGTCTACCACGGTCCCGAGGGCCTGCGGAAAATCGCCACCCGCGTCCACGCGCTGGCCCTGGCCGTGGCCGACGCGGCAACGGCCGCGGGACACACCGTGGTGCACGGCAACTTCTTCGACACCGTCAAGGTCCGGGTGGCGGCCGGCAGCGGCCACTCCGCCGCCGAACTGGTTGCCGCCGCCCACTCGGCCGGCTACCTGCTGCGCCAGGTGGACCACGACCACCTGCAAATCGCCGTCGACGAGACCACCACGGAAGCCGACGCGGCGGCCTTGGCCGGGCTGCTCGCGGCACGGGTGTCCCCGGGCGCAGCCAACGCCAACGGAACGGTGCTGCCGGCGGACGCGTCCGGCGTCGCGCTGCCCGTCCCGGCCCGCACCACGGACTACATGACCAACGCCGTGTTCCACGCGCACAACTCGGAAACGCAGATGCTGCGCTACCTGCGCCGCCTCTCTGACGCCGACTACGCGCTGGACCGGGGCATGATCCCGCTGGGCTCGTGCACCATGAAGCTGAACGCCACCGCCGAGATGGCCGCCATCACGTGGCCGGAATTCGCCAACCTCCACCCCTTCGCGCCGGCGTCGGACACGGTGGGCATTGTGGAGATGGCAACGCAGCTGGAGGAGTGGCTCGCGGAGATCACCGGCTACGACGCCGTCTCCGTCCAGCCGAACGCCGGCTCGCAGGGCGAGTTTGCCGGGCTCATGGCCATCCGCGCCTACCATGTGGAAAACGGCAACCCGGATCGCGACGTGGTCCTGATCCCCACCTCCGCCCACGGCACCAACGCCGCCTCCGCCGTCATGGCCGGGCTCAAGGTGGTCCCGGTGGCCACGGACGGCTTCGGCAACATCGACGTCGACGACCTCAAGCGCCAGATCACCGTCCATGAACACCGCCTGGCCGCCATCATGGTCACCTACCCGTCCACGCACGGCGTGTTTGAGACGTCCATCAGTGCCATCTGCGCCATGGTGCATGACGCCGGCGGCCAGGTCTACGTTGACGGCGCCAACCTGAACGCCCTGGTGGGGCTGGCCCGGCCCGGCACGTTTGGCGCCGACGTCTCCCACCTGAACCTGCACAAGACCTTCTGCATCCCGCACGGCGGCGGCGGGCCGGGCGTGGGTCCGGTGGGTGTGGGCGCGCACCTGGCCAAGCACCTGCCCGCCCGCGAGCTGGGCCTGGACTCCTCGGTGGGGCTGGTCTCCAGCGCACCCTACGGCTCGGCGTCGATCCTGCCGATCTCCTGGGCCTACATCCGCATGATGGGTCCGGACGGGCTGCGCCTGGCCACCCAGACCGCCATCCTGTCGGCGAACTACATTGCCCGACGCCTCAGCGATCACTACCCGGTGCTGTACACGGGCGCACACGACCTCGTCGCGCACGAGTGCATCCTGGACCTGCGCGGCATCACCGCGGACTCCGGAGTCAGCGTGGACGACGTCGCCAAGCGCCTGATCGACTACGGCTTCCACGCCCCCACGATGTCCTTCCCGGTGGCAGGCACCCTGATGGTGGAGCCCACCGAATCCGAGGACCTGGCCGAGCTGGACCGGTTCATTGGCGCGATGACCGCCATCCGCAAGGAAATCGCGGCCGTGCAGGACGGGCTCTGGCCCG